The nucleotide sequence TTCGTGTAGCGAACCAGAACGCTCGTCGCCGTAATGTCAGTCAAACCGCTGATCGAAGCGGCGAATAAACCGTCCTTGAGCTCGAAAGCCGTCGTGCCGTCGCCTGCTTTCAAACCGAAGTTCGCATTCGCAAGGGTAACGTTCACAGCAGTGCCCGCCGTAAGCGAGGCATCGACAGCGGTACCTACCGCGACAAGGTTGGCGCCTGTCTTGGAAAAGGCCATCGTGCCGGACAATCCCACAAAACCGGCAACGTCAATATCGATTGTCCCTTCGGCTTCGAGCAGTTCCCCCCGGGCGCCGTCCATCGTGAGGGTAAGGCTTGTTCCGGAGCCGGTGAGAACAGTAAGGTTCCGAGTTTTGAAATCAACGACCGAGCCGCCGTCGCCGGCATCATTGATATTTACCGCAAGAGACGTCGCCTCAAGCGTGAAATCGGGGATGCCCACCAGGGCGATCCGGCCGGCGGTGGCCTCCAAGGCGGTCCAGGTGCGGCTCGGAGTGGCGCGGCTTGCAAGCAGAACCAATGCAAACTCCAGCTCGTCAAGCGTCAAACCGACTTCATCCGCCGTGCCGCCGTTGACGCCGACGAAGGAGCTAAGCCCGCCACCGCCTATTGTCAACATATCCGCAAGTACTTCAGTGCCGTCGGCAAGTTTGACCGTCTCACTCGATTTCTCGAAAGCGAGTCCACCTTCAAGCGTGAAAAAGCCGAAGAGAGCGAGGGTCATATTGCCGGAAGCCCGGATCAGGTCTCCCTCAAGGCCATCCATGTTGAGCTTCATTGTGGTTGCGGGGCCGGTCTTCACTTCCAGGTTCTGAACTCCGAAATCCACCACCAGGTTGGGATCGGCCGCCGGGATGATGTCCGGTCGGGCAAGCGACTTTCCGACTTCCTCAACCGTCAGGGAGGCCGACGCCACTTCCGGAGTGGCTACGACTTTGAACAACTCGTGATCAATACCGCCCAGCGTACCGGTCAGTCGTACTTCCCAGGCGCCGGCAGTAATTCTCGCTACAATAAAGTCTGCCACGGCAAGGGTGGAAAAGGCCGACGTCAGCGCGGAGTCAACCGCTGCCGCCGAAGCCGCAAAATCAATCGCCTCCGTCGTGTAGGTCGTGCCTCCATAAGTCAGGGCGAGGGTAAACGTCCCGCCGGTTTGGGCCTCGATGCTGACTCTCTGTAGTTCGTTCACTGCGGCGGTTGTAAAGGTCGTGCTCTCGAGGCGTTCGAAGCCGCGCTGCACGATGGCAAGGGAACCGCCGACCGGGGCAAGCGTCGTCGCCACGGTCATCCGGGCAAGATTCTTGCCGGCAAGCGTACCGTTGAATGCCACGTTCCAGACGCCCGCCGTTGTGCTGGTAACGGTAACCGAGGCGTCGGCGAGTGAACTGAAAGCCGTGTTCAGAGCGCTCTGCACGGAAGCCGCCGTCGCGGTGAAGGCGAGCGCGGAGGTGGTGTAGGTCGCGCCATCGTATAAAAGCGAAAGCGTAAAGGTTCCGGTGGCTGCCGACTGGACGCGCACCTGCTGCTCGGCGGAAACATCCGTCACCGTCTGGGTTGTCACTGCGCCCTGGCCCTCAACCGAAGTGGCGACGGCGACCGTCACGTTACTGGAGGAAACGACGACAATCTGCGGAACATTCTGGTAGGCAAGCGTGCCGATAAAATAAACAAAGTAGCGCGGCGCAGCGGAGGTTGAACTCTGATCAAATTCAACCCTCACGTTACCTTTTTTTATTGTTGTCAAACTCTCGAGACCGGCCTGGAGAATCGCCCGGTTGTACGTGGGGCTGTTCACCGAAAAATCGAGCAGACCCGTTTTGAGGCCGTTGAATTCAAGCTCGTAGCGTGTGTTCGTGCTGCGGAAACCGTTGGAGAAGGAGATGACCTGCTTTTCCCGGACGTATGCGCCGGTTGTCGTTTTCCCGGTTACAACCTGCCCGCCTTTGACAACCGTTGAGACGGATGCCTCGACGCCGGGGCTAAGTATCGACAGGGCCAGATCGCTGAAATCCTCGCCGGCCATTGCGGCGACAAATTCAATGGTAAATCCGGCGGCCCTCGTGCCTGCCACCGTCACGTTGCCGACGCCGACTGCCGTGAAACTGGAAAGCGCCGTCTGGATTAGACCGACAAGAGCCGCATCAGCCGTACCGGAGGCAACGGCTACGTTCTTTGTCTCGCCGCGAAGCGTGAACTTGAGAGTTCCGACTTGGATGTCGGTCACAAGCAGCAGCTCGGTATTTTCCGTCGCGATGTCGTAAACGACATCATCCTGAGCGGGCAGGCCCGCCACCTTCTCAAGCGCCGTGGTGACAACCTCGGGGCTGAGAGCGCTTACCCTGATGCCGCTCAGATCTTCGCCGAGAAGCGCCTTATTGAATATAAGGATAAAACCATCCGCCCGGGTGCCGCTTACTTCGACATTGCCGACGCCAACTCCGGTCAGACTCTCCAAGGCGGAAGTGATCTTGGAAATCATTGTAAGCGATGTATCCGCAAGACCGACAGCAACCTCCGCTGTGTCGCCCTCCAGTTCAAAAATGAGGGTGCCGACGGAAATGTCGGTCTCGAGCTTCAGCCGGGTAGCAGTAAGCTCCGGATCCTGGGCAACGGGGCTCCCCTCGGTTCCGAGGTTGCGGTTTATCTCGATCGTCAGCGTATCGGCATCCACCGTCAACCCGTCAACCCCGACAAAGGCTACCGAACCAACTTCGCTTTTCAGGGCCATCCACTTGTGGGCGGGGTTGGACTGATCGGTCATCAGGGCAATCGCGAAATCGGCGTTTGTCAGATCGAAGCCGAGTTTGTCAGCGGCGCTGCCGCCGTTGAGGCCGGCAAAAGCCGTCACCGAATCGGCGCCGATCGTGATCATATCAACGTCAACGGAACTGCCGTCGGACAGACGCACCGTGGAGTCGCTGCTGACAAAGGCAAAGCTGCCGGAAACACGGAAGAAATCGGCAAGCTCGATTGTCACCGTACCGGCAACCTGGATCAGCTCGCCAGCAGCGCCGTCCATGTTCAGCGTAACGGTCGCAGCAGGGGCAACCAGCACATCCAGCGGAGAGGAGGCAAAGTCAACAACAGTATTGTCCGCGGCTGCCAGATTGAGCTCAAGACCGAAGCTGGTCACAGCAAGGGTAAGTCCCGGAACGCCGACCACGGATGCTCCGCCGACCGAACCTTCAACCGCGACCCAGCCGCGACCAGCCGCCATCTGTTCGCCGACCAGCACGAGGGCGAAATCCACGTCGGTTAATTGCAGGCCCACGGCATAATCGGTGCCGCCATTATATCCGGCGAACGCGGAAAGGTCGCTTCCGCCCACCGTCAAAAGATCAACTGCTACGGCGCTCGCGTCGTCAAGGGTCAAAGTATCTGTAGAGAAGCGGACGGCAAGGCTGCCCGAGGCTTGCACGAAACCTCCCACTGTAACCGAGGCGCCGCCGACCGAAACCTCCTTGAGCGTCGTGGAAGCGACCATGCTCTCGAAGGTGTAGCTGACGTTGCCGGCGGAAATAGATGTCCCGGTATAGGCCGCGCCGGTTTCGTTCATCCGGACGGACACCGTCGTCGCACTGAGGGAAACATCCGAGCCGATTTCGGCAAAGAGGCCGCCGCGGGCCTCGAGTACCCGGCCCGTGGCACCGATGATCAGACCAAGCGACGCGTCCTCGACTCCCACTGCAAAATCACCGGCCCCCAAATATGCACGCGCATTTTCCGCCACCACGTACATCGTCGTCCCATCGGCCTGGAAACCGAAATCCCCGCCGATCTGCAGGCCGCCGCCCAAGCTCGCCTCGAGGCCCGTCACCGAAACCGCCTTCAGCGTTGTCGAGGCGGGAAGGTTCGCAAAGGTGTAATTCACATCGCCGACGGAAACCTTCTGGCCGGTATAAAGGGCGCCGGTGTTGTTGTAACGCACCAAAACTTCGCTTGCGGAAACGGAGGCAAAGCCGCCGCCCTGAATAGAGAGGGCCCCCGCCGCTTCCAGGGCAACCTTGCCTGCGGCATCAATGATCAATCCCAGGTCGGCGCTGTTGACGCCAACCGAGAACGAACCTGCGGCAAGGATCGCCGAGGCGTCGGTGGCAACCGCCTTGACGACGGTTCCCTCTTTGACGAAACCGTAATTGCCGCTAATGCTGAAGATCGAATCGAAATCGGCGTCAAGTCCGGTTATGTAAACTCCCCGGATCGTGGTTGAACCGGGAAGCTCTTCAAAACCGAAATCCATCCCGCCGGCGGAAATCGCCTGACCGATATAGGGAATGCCCGTCTCATTGAGAAGCACCTTGACCTTGTCGGCGGTGCACGCAAATCCTGCCCCTTCCAGCACCAGATCGCCGTCAACCTCGAAAGCCTTCTCGCCATTGCCCTTGATGACCAAACCCAGGACGCCGTTATTGACGCCAACCTTGAAATCGGAGACGCTAAGAATCGCCGAAGCGGACGATGCGACGATTTTCACGTCGCCACCCGACTTCTCAACCTCGAAGTTCCCGCCGATCGTGAAGACATCGCCGAACGATGCGGCAAGACCTGTCAAGGACACCCCCGTAAGCGAGGTCGCAGCGGGCATCGTCCCGAACGTGAAAGAAACTCCGCCAGCCGCAATCGTCTGTCCGGTAAATGCTTCATTGGTGTCGTTGTACCGAACCTTCACCTCGGTGGCGCTAACCGAGGCAAAACTGCCGCCGGTTACCGCAAGCGTTCCCTTCGCCTCGAGGGCGGTTTTGCCGGTCGAGCGGATCACCAGCCCGAGGCTGGCCGCACTGACCCCGGCGGAGAAATCCCCGGCGGAGATTTTCGCGAAGGCGTCGCTTGCGACGACGAGGACATCCGTCCCGCTTTTTTCAAATCCGAAGTTTCCGCCGACGGTAAAGACATCGGAGAATGTCGCCTGCAGTCCGGAAACGGAAACACTCTTCAGCGTCGTCGAGGCGGGAAGGTTGGAGAAGGTGTAATTGACGCCGCCGATCGAAACCGACTGGCCGGTGTAGGAGACGTTGCTGTCGTTGTAACGGACGATGACCGAATCGGCAGACGCGAAGGCGAAACCGCCCCCGGTCAGATAGAACTCCCCGGAGGCTTCGAGGGCGACCTTTCCGAACTCGGTAATGACGAGCCCCATGCCGCCATTTGTGACGCCGACCTCAAAATCGCCCGACTGGATCTTCGCGGCGACGTTCTGCGCCGAAGCCCTGAGCAATGTATCGGGGGTCGAGCCCGTCTTTTCAAAACCTAAGTCGCCGGTGAGCGTGGCAAAGCCATTGATCGCAAACGAGAGATTCGTGCCAGAGACGCTCTTGAGCCCAACCGAAAGTTCCGGGACGGAAACATTCACGGAACCTACCGTCACAGTCCCGGCAGAAAAAAGCAATCCGGTCGTATTTTCCCGGACGCTGACGGTCCCGGTCGCGTTGGCAAAATTACCTCCGGAGAGTGCGAACGATCCGTTGGCAAAGGTCACCCGCGTTCCGTCGTCATTTAGAAGCAGCGCAAAGTTACCGGAAAGGACGCCCGCAGTGAAGGAGCCGTTCGGGAGGATGGCGCTGACATTCTCGCCTGCCACCTTGATCTGGCTTTCCGAACGGGAGACCCCGATCGCGCCGGAGATGGAGACGAATCCGGCCAGCTCGAGGTTAACCGAAACGCTGGCGGTGAAACCGGCGAAATACCCGCCGAAGGCCTTGCCGAGCGCGTTGCTCTCCGCGACGTCGGCATCCTGGATTGTCGCCCCGGAGGTGGAAACCTGTTTCACCTGGAGCTGGATGCGATAGTCAAGCTGGACAATTTCAAAATAGAGGCTGTTGTCGCCGAAGCCGAACAGGCCGGTCGCATCGGCGAAGGCGCCGGATGCAGAACCAAAGGTGATAATATCGAAGGTCTGACCGGCGGCAGGGACAAAGCCGTTTATAAGAGAAATATCGAGGGTCCCGCCGAGGACGATGTTGTCTGTGACATTGATCTGGTCATACCCATTGTCCGGATTCTCAACCGGCCCGGCGCCGGGGGTCATCCCCCCGATTTCCATCGTCAGTGAACCGCTCAGTGTCAGGTTGTCAAACTCATCGACGCCGGGGGAGTTTCCCGGGCTCAGCACGCCCTCGACGATGACGTCGCCGATAATCCTGCCGGCGCCGTTGAGGGTGCTCCCCGCGCCGATGACCAGAGGCTCATCCAGAACCAGCGGCGAGGCGGACGACAAGGTCAAGGTGCGAGACCCGGCGGCGGGTTCATCCGTCACGAAATTTTCCGACATATATATATAAAGGATAGCGGAAATTTTCAGCGGTGAAACCGAGACGAGCTGGTCGGCGGCGAGTCGGCCTCCCGCGGCGTACAACTGATCGAAATTGACGTCAAAATTGAGGTTGAGATTGCCGGTTTCAGAAACCGTTTGCAGAGGATAGAGGGATGCGGCCTCCCCGGACGGGGAGAGATAGTCGCTGATTGCAACATCGGCAAAAAGCGATAGCAGTTCCACGAAGAACTCGTCGGAACCACTACTCCCATCCAGGCCGAAGGTGAAACTTATCTCAAAAGATGCAACATATTCGGAGTTTTCGTACTCTCCTGGTTCAATGCCCGCATTGTCGGCGGCAAGGCGCAAAAACCCGCTTTGCGTGGAAAGCAGTTCCACGCTGACTGAAAAACCCTGATTGTCGAGGTTGAAGTCTAAGTCTAATCCGTCTTTTACACCCGCCGCGCCGCCTGTGCCGGAAAAATCTGCCAGCAGTTGCATCATGCCGACAATGGTCGGCGGGTCGGTGGCATCCCCGAAATAGTCGTAAATCTGTTTGAAGAGTCTGGTGTCAAGCACCTCATGGAAGGCCAGCAACTGACCCGGCGTGACGCCGTCGGTCATAGCAATGGACGTTCCGAAAGCATCAAAATCCTCCAGTGCCGCCATGAAGTCGGAAAAACCTTCAAGCCCTTCTTCGAGGAGCGCCTGCTGAGTTTCCGTGATGATCCCGGATTCGGCAGCCTGAGCGTCAAGGCTTAATTCCCCGGCGGCTGCGTCAACGACGCAAGCTTCCGGCTCATCATCAAAGCTAATCTCCTCCATCCCGCCGAAAAGATCTTCAGTGCCGACTGAACAGGCGTCCTGAAACGACTGCCGGAAGGCGGAATCGGAGTCTTTTGTTTCGGCGGGAAAAACGATTTCTTCGATTTGAGGAGAGGCAAGCTTTGAAGCGAGCGGACGCAGGGCATGAGGCGCAGCAGCATACGCCATGCCGACGAGCGCGTCGCCGGACAGGAGTATCCTCGGTTCGAGAGTTTCCATCTCAAATTGGTTGGGAGGCTGCGCCTTCTTCACTCGTAAACCACACTTATGAGCAGTTTAGAAATTCCAATATTTGTCGCTTAAAAATAAACCTGCTGTTTTTACTCCGCAATACCAGAAAGACGCCGTGAATAACCGCTATTGACAGCCAAAACAGGGCATGCACGCTCTATTTAGACTTTGGGCTTGATTAACAACACCCGTTCCCCATGTCAAGAGAAAATCTCTGGAAGTGTGACGCATTTCACACTCTAATCGCGAAGGGTGGAGAATATCTTCATATTGCACCAAAGTAAAACCCTACACCTCGGCGCTGGGCCCACTGAAGGAAAGCGCCTCCTCCAGCCAGGTGTCCATTTTCAGCACGTCCCGGCGCTGGCGATAGGCAAGCCGCTGGGCGGTTCTCTGGGCCTGAAAAAGCGCCGTTTTTGCTAATATATTGGCTCCGGGAGCGCCTCCATTAAAGGCATCTGTCAGTCGCTTCCGCAAAAAAGCCGGGACAAACCGCCTGATCAGTTCGTCTTCAACGCTCATAAACGCCTGAGCGGAACCGGGGTCGCCCTGCCTTGCGCAACGCCCGAAAAGCTGCCGGTCAATGCGCCCCGACTCATGACGTTCAGTTGCGATCACATGCAGGCCTCCCAGTTCCGCCACGCCAAACCCCAACTTGATATCCGTGCCGCGACCTGCCATGTTCGTGGAGATCGTGATCCGGTTCTTCTCTCCGGCGGCGGCGACAATCTGGGCCTCCTCCTTGTGCCGGACGGCGTTAAGCAGATTAAATTCAAGGCCTTTTGCGGCAAGCATTGCAGCCAGTCTTTCACTGGCAGTAACGCTCCTGGTACCTACCAGCACCGGTCTGCCGGTGAGCCGTCTATTTTCGATATCCAGCACAACAGCTTCAAACTTTTCCGCCTCGGACGAAAAAATCCGGTCAGGAATGCTTTGCCTGATGCAGGGGCGATTGGTGGGAATGGTCATGACGGGCAGCCGATAGATGTGCCAGAATTCGGCAGTCGCCTCGCGCGCCGTCCCGGTCATGCCGCTCAGTTTTCGGAAAAAGCGGAAGAATCTCTGAAAGCTGAGTCGAGCCAAGGTCTCGCTCGGATCGTTAACCGTCAGACCTTCCTTGGCCTCGATCGCCTGATGCAGCCCGTGCCGCCAGGTCCGGTTCGGCATCAGCCGCCCGGTAAATTCATCGACAATGGCCACCTTGCCGTCCTGAATGACGTATTGCTGATCCAGCTTGTAAAATTCCCTGGCCGTCAACGCCTGCTTGACAAGCTCCTCGCGACGGGCGGAACCGCGCCACATCCCCTGCAAAAGCCGGGCCTGCTCCTCAACCTTGCGTGTTCCCTCCTTGGTCAGGTTGATATCCTTGTACTTATGATCGACAAGATAATCCGCTCCTGCCGTTAGCGCAACGACAATGCTGTGGGTGATCTCGCAGGCTTCCACCAGTGAAGAGTTTTTCTGCGCCCGGGAGATAATCAAGGGCGTCACCGCCTCGTCAATCAGGACGCTGTCGGCCTCATCCACAATGGCCGTATCCAGCCCCCTCAAGACAGTGCCGTCCAGACTTTTCGACTGCGGGTTGAGAAGCTGCCGGAGCTGCCGGCGCGAAGAATCATGAAGGGCGCCGATAATCAATCTGTCCCTCAGAAAATCCGCGACCAGTTCTTTAAGCGTCGTGTAAACAACCCCTTTTTCGTAATTCAAGCGGCGCTCCCGCGGCTCCATCTGCCCAGTCACGCATCCCACCGATACCCCGCAAAAAGAGTAGAACTGGTTCATTTCGACGGCATCGCGATTCGCCAGATAATCATTGACCGTCACAAAATGGAACGGCCGCCCGCTCCATGCCGCCAGAACCGAAGGCAGGCAGGCGGTGAGGCTTTTCCCCTCGCCGGTCGCCATCTCGGCAAGATATCCGTGATAAAGCGCCAAAGCTCCCATGATTTGAACAGGATACGGCAAAAGCCCCGTCGTGCGGCTTGACGCTTCCACCATATTCGCCAGGGCTTCCGGCAAAAGAGCCTCGTGATCCTTGGCCTGACGCCGGAACTGTATCTGGATGTCCAACAGCCGCTCCCGCAACCTGTGATCCGAAATATGCACAAGCCCCCGGGCCATTTCACTAATCTTATCCGCTTCCTCCTGCAGGGAAAGGGCTACGGAGGGTCGGCGCCGACGCCAGCCGGCAAAGCCGTGAACGAGGGCGTCCATGCCTTTGTAAAGCTTTTCAGTAATCACGATACGGGTGCGGTGGTAATCCTGAGCCGGAATTGTCATTAAATTTGATACCTCTTTTGCAGCATTTGCCTGAACTTATGAGCCCACTGGATAAGGAGCGGCTGCGGATTCAGCGTAAGACGGAGCTTTCCCGACATACCGTGCAGCAGCAGCGCTTCCGGGGGAGGTTTTATATCCGCGTTAATCTGGAAAAAGGGCTCCGCCGCCTGCACGCCTTTTTCATCCTTCGTGGAAATCGGCACCTCGCCGCCCCCCCGCCATCCCAGGGCTGCCGACGGCAATTTTTCCTGCCGATATGGAATGATCTGGAATTTCAAAACGTCAAGATTTTTTCCACCCTGCCCGGAGATGCGAACCTCAGCATTATTTATTTTTTCGGCAAAAAGCTCGGTCGCCTCGTCTTGAGAAACAATGGCGGAAAAGCGGAAGGCGTTCTCATTGACAATCTTCCCGATCACCGAACCCCTGTTCAGCCAAGCCCCGATCAGATCCTTCATCTCCGGCGCCACCCAGATGCCCGGCTCCCTGGCCCGGACTATCAGAAAAGCCCGCTGTGCCTCCAGATCTTTGACCTTCGCTTCGACCGCCTCCAGACGCTTGCCAATTGGCTGCAAATCCGCCGTCTCCATGCGCAGCGCCCGCAGTTGCATCGCCAGCGTTTCCTTCCGCTGCGCGAGGGTGGCCTCGATCTCCAATTCGAGTTCCCGATCGGCAAGTTCCACAAGCGGGGTTCCCGGGCTTACCCGGATGCCCGAGGGGGCCAGCGCCCTTTTCACATAACCGGGGGCGTCGTTGACAACCTGGACGTACTGCATCGTTTCCATGACGCCCGGAGCGCGAAAGCGGTTGGGAAAAGGGAAAAGGGCCAGAAATAACGCCAGGATGGTCAAAAAGCCGAGGCAGACGGCAACGGCCCGCATCCTCGTTCTGGCAAGACGGGGATTGGAAGCCAGATAAACAAACAATTTAAAAACAGGAACCAGACCCCATGTGACTACGCCGATCAGCGCCATGACGAAGCCGGCAAGCAGAAACTTGTCTGCCACGAAAAAGATGATGCCCGTGAAGACCACTACCCGGTAGATGCCGCTCAGTATCCCGAATGTAGTTAAATATACAGTTTCTTTGGGACTCTGCGCCGGGCTGAATGAATCCTTGTATCCGAATGCATAGTGTTCAACCAAGTGCCGCAGGTGTTTCATGGCCCGGGAGCTGAGATTGGGGATGTCGAGCAAGTCAGAAAGGATGTAGTAGCCGTCAAAACGCAAAAGCGGGTTCCCATTGAACAGAACCGTTGAAACAGAGGCGACAAACATGATGTTGTAGGCAAGGCTGCTGAGAGTTCCCTGAGCTGAATAGGCCCAAACAAAAGTGGCCAAAGCGGCGACAAAAATCTCCATGATCATGCCGGCGGCGCCGACAAAGGCACGCTGCCAGCGGCTGCGAAAGGACCAGCTCGAGGTGGCGTCCATATAAGGAAGCGGAGTGAAAACCAGCAGCATGATCCCCATGGTATGCACCTCGCCTCCAAAGCGCCGGCACACCAGGGCGTGCCCAAACTCATGAATGGTTTTGACCGCCACCAGACCGATGTACAAAAGAAAGAGATTATCCGGGGCAAGTATCCCCTGGGCCTGATCCCAGACCGCGTCAAACCTGTCCAGCGTCACCTTTATCGCCCCGGCCACCACTGCCACCCATAAAGCCGCCCCGAGCGGAGAAATAAGGTATCTAAAAAGCGGCATCATTCTTTTCAGCAGGTTGTCCGGATCGAAGAGGGGCAGCCTCATAAACAGGATGCTCATCAGTTTTGACTGCAACTCCCGCTGTTGCCTTTTGCGGTACCGCTCAAAAAGTTTGGCGCTGTCCGCGGGTTTTTCAAAGTGGAGAAGATTGGCAAAATAGAGCTGCGTCAAAAGTTGAATCACATCCTCCTGACCGGGGGCGTCGTCGGGATTTCTATTCAGGCACTCATCCCAAACCTCCGCTACCGTGCGATCAGGACGAAGGCGCACGACAAAATCGTGGGCCTCGGGCCGCAGCCGAAAAAACTGGTTGTTGAAGGGATCGCTGAACATGTACCACATTTCCCCGCGGAAACGCCGTTTGCTCACCTTGACCGAAGGGTGCAGACTCACCTTGAGATCGGCTACGCGATACCATGATTCACTGAATGTTTTTCCCGCCTTTTGCATTTTACCACCAGAAAAGGATACGTAGAAAATCGATCGTGCGATGGGCAAAGATCCACAGGATATTGCGCTTTCCCACATTGATTTTCGCCACGCCGCTCATGCCGGGCCGCCACCATGAGCTGCTTGTTTCCGGCAAAAGCGCCCGGACGAGGTAAACATTTTTTCCCTCTTCGGTAACCGCTACGGGATCGATGCGCTCCACCTTGACGGTAAATTTCAAATCCGGCC is from Syntrophobacterales bacterium and encodes:
- a CDS encoding LEPR-XLL domain-containing protein; this translates as MKKAQPPNQFEMETLEPRILLSGDALVGMAYAAAPHALRPLASKLASPQIEEIVFPAETKDSDSAFRQSFQDACSVGTEDLFGGMEEISFDDEPEACVVDAAAGELSLDAQAAESGIITETQQALLEEGLEGFSDFMAALEDFDAFGTSIAMTDGVTPGQLLAFHEVLDTRLFKQIYDYFGDATDPPTIVGMMQLLADFSGTGGAAGVKDGLDLDFNLDNQGFSVSVELLSTQSGFLRLAADNAGIEPGEYENSEYVASFEISFTFGLDGSSGSDEFFVELLSLFADVAISDYLSPSGEAASLYPLQTVSETGNLNLNFDVNFDQLYAAGGRLAADQLVSVSPLKISAILYIYMSENFVTDEPAAGSRTLTLSSASPLVLDEPLVIGAGSTLNGAGRIIGDVIVEGVLSPGNSPGVDEFDNLTLSGSLTMEIGGMTPGAGPVENPDNGYDQINVTDNIVLGGTLDISLINGFVPAAGQTFDIITFGSASGAFADATGLFGFGDNSLYFEIVQLDYRIQLQVKQVSTSGATIQDADVAESNALGKAFGGYFAGFTASVSVNLELAGFVSISGAIGVSRSESQIKVAGENVSAILPNGSFTAGVLSGNFALLLNDDGTRVTFANGSFALSGGNFANATGTVSVRENTTGLLFSAGTVTVGSVNVSVPELSVGLKSVSGTNLSFAINGFATLTGDLGFEKTGSTPDTLLRASAQNVAAKIQSGDFEVGVTNGGMGLVITEFGKVALEASGEFYLTGGGFAFASADSVIVRYNDSNVSYTGQSVSIGGVNYTFSNLPASTTLKSVSVSGLQATFSDVFTVGGNFGFEKSGTDVLVVASDAFAKISAGDFSAGVSAASLGLVIRSTGKTALEAKGTLAVTGGSFASVSATEVKVRYNDTNEAFTGQTIAAGGVSFTFGTMPAATSLTGVSLTGLAASFGDVFTIGGNFEVEKSGGDVKIVASSASAILSVSDFKVGVNNGVLGLVIKGNGEKAFEVDGDLVLEGAGFACTADKVKVLLNETGIPYIGQAISAGGMDFGFEELPGSTTIRGVYITGLDADFDSIFSISGNYGFVKEGTVVKAVATDASAILAAGSFSVGVNSADLGLIIDAAGKVALEAAGALSIQGGGFASVSASEVLVRYNNTGALYTGQKVSVGDVNYTFANLPASTTLKAVSVTGLEASLGGGLQIGGDFGFQADGTTMYVVAENARAYLGAGDFAVGVEDASLGLIIGATGRVLEARGGLFAEIGSDVSLSATTVSVRMNETGAAYTGTSISAGNVSYTFESMVASTTLKEVSVGGASVTVGGFVQASGSLAVRFSTDTLTLDDASAVAVDLLTVGGSDLSAFAGYNGGTDYAVGLQLTDVDFALVLVGEQMAAGRGWVAVEGSVGGASVVGVPGLTLAVTSFGLELNLAAADNTVVDFASSPLDVLVAPAATVTLNMDGAAGELIQVAGTVTIELADFFRVSGSFAFVSSDSTVRLSDGSSVDVDMITIGADSVTAFAGLNGGSAADKLGFDLTNADFAIALMTDQSNPAHKWMALKSEVGSVAFVGVDGLTVDADTLTIEINRNLGTEGSPVAQDPELTATRLKLETDISVGTLIFELEGDTAEVAVGLADTSLTMISKITSALESLTGVGVGNVEVSGTRADGFILIFNKALLGEDLSGIRVSALSPEVVTTALEKVAGLPAQDDVVYDIATENTELLLVTDIQVGTLKFTLRGETKNVAVASGTADAALVGLIQTALSSFTAVGVGNVTVAGTRAAGFTIEFVAAMAGEDFSDLALSILSPGVEASVSTVVKGGQVVTGKTTTGAYVREKQVISFSNGFRSTNTRYELEFNGLKTGLLDFSVNSPTYNRAILQAGLESLTTIKKGNVRVEFDQSSTSAAPRYFVYFIGTLAYQNVPQIVVVSSSNVTVAVATSVEGQGAVTTQTVTDVSAEQQVRVQSAATGTFTLSLLYDGATYTTSALAFTATAASVQSALNTAFSSLADASVTVTSTTAGVWNVAFNGTLAGKNLARMTVATTLAPVGGSLAIVQRGFERLESTTFTTAAVNELQRVSIEAQTGGTFTLALTYGGTTYTTEAIDFAASAAAVDSALTSAFSTLAVADFIVARITAGAWEVRLTGTLGGIDHELFKVVATPEVASASLTVEEVGKSLARPDIIPAADPNLVVDFGVQNLEVKTGPATTMKLNMDGLEGDLIRASGNMTLALFGFFTLEGGLAFEKSSETVKLADGTEVLADMLTIGGGGLSSFVGVNGGTADEVGLTLDELEFALVLLASRATPSRTWTALEATAGRIALVGIPDFTLEATSLAVNINDAGDGGSVVDFKTRNLTVLTGSGTSLTLTMDGARGELLEAEGTIDIDVAGFVGLSGTMAFSKTGANLVAVGTAVDASLTAGTAVNVTLANANFGLKAGDGTTAFELKDGLFAASISGLTDITATSVLVRYT